The region tgaaaaccgaattatataAACCGATCCAATTGAATTGTAATCGGATCGGATTAGATCGGATTTGAATATAGTTTGGGCTATTCAgatcaatgttttgaaaaccgaaatcaatttggattcacttgattggatcggatcaaaccgatccatccaaacgaacacccctagccAAGGCTATCCAATGGTACATACCTGTGTCGTTAAAAGGGCCCGAAATATTTTCTCATGTACACGGAAATTTTCGatggaaataaaaaaaaaattagtaatcACTCGTCATTCCATTAGTATCCTTGAAATCATGTGGCTTCCCACTTTCTTCACAATTAAGGTCGTCGATTATTtagaaataaacatttttttatttcaatcaTTAATATAATTACCGTCAATATATTAGGTGTCGAATTTTTATCGTAGtattaattaattttgttatatattaaaaaaaggcTTTAAAAATCCACAAATCGACCATAGATGTAGTTTCAAATggttaaaaaaatttatatataacaaacaatatgtttgattcatttattctacAACTTCGAATCAATTAAATATACCTGTAAGTTGTTTTAATTCATTATATTTATATCGATTAGTGTACTACATAGTTCCTTCCCTTCATTGGCCTTTAAATTCATCATACCGAACATATGAAATGAGATATACTAATCAATTCATTATTTTCTCATTTCATTACATAACTACCTTTATCTAtcatcaaatattttataaagttAAGTCCACGTAAATACCACATCACACTTGTCACATTCTTACCAAAACTTACCATTTTGTAGGCGTGGATAGCCACATTTGatatgttatttttttaatatacaaaataaataatttaaacataacattttttaaaaatacttaaaataaaaatacaatatacaaaaaaaaaacataaaaattcaaattacaaaccttgaaattaaaaaaaatataaaaaaaaaaaaaaagataaagaaaatTAAATAGCATTCTAAAACTGTTCTTATAAATCTTTCTATCTAATTAAATGATGATatgttttatattaatataataaaatattattaaatttcaTTAAATATTACATATTTCACTATTTAATTGGGCAGAAGGATTTAtccgaaaaaaataaaaaaatatatttaatttctAACTAATAAATTATAAAGAAAGAATAAGGGTTATTAGTTTCTTTTCTCTCTCAAACATGTGTGGAAGGTTCTATGTCATTTCATGTTTGTTTAGACACTAGTGGCAGCAGTTGCGTACAATTATGAAAGGACACGACAATTAATAAACCAAGAGATGaataactattaaacaattaataatcCAAGAGATGACTAATAATTTATCAAAAGGAATCTTGAGTTTATTTATTATGCTTTTGCTTGTGTTTGTGTCCATATTGATGGCAATAATACAAGCAAACTGTCGTAAATAAATGAAGCCACACATCACTTGTCGCTAATAGTTCCAAAAGTTATAATAGTTTGAAGAAAATAATACCACATAATAAACAGATCATCATGCTGTGGAATCATTTCTATGGACATGGTGGAATGACAGTGTCACATGTGCATATGATCATTACCCCCTAGTGACTCTTTCACATGACATGCACATGCAAATAAATACATCATATTTTAAGCTTGTACATGAGCCTGAACCGGGTTGGACCggatatgaaattatttttattccttttggctagttgttgcttgttttatgAAAAAACATTTCttgtttaatataaaaaaaatacatgtttTTAGAGCTATTTTCAAGATGATGAATTGATGATATGAAGGGCATCTATTTTTTTTGTAGAATCGAGAGATTCAAGGGAGTCACAATCTCATATCTCATATTGTTTTATATATCTTTTTTATGATATAGAAATGTAATTTGTTGTCTCATTcacttttaatattttttatctaACATTGTTATTGAAATTTTGCATAAATGTTTATATTCGTTAAATGTTCGATTACATGACATGTATCAGGGCCGGGTTGTTCGTCACTCGCCTACGGAGCAATGCAAGAGCTCGGACCATTTCGAGTCAATAGCGATGGCAAAACTCTTTACAGAAACAAATTTTCTTGGAATCATGGTAACGATTTATAACATCAATAAATTTTGCAAATGATTTGAATTGCTTAAATAATTATATCAAAATTTTATGTAATTTTCAGCTGCAAACGTTTTGTTTTTGGAGTCACCTGCTGGAGTAGGGTTTTCATATTCTAACACATCATCAGATTACAAGAAAGGTGGTGATAAATCAACCGCAGCAGATAACTATGTGTTCTTGTTGAATTGGCTAGAGAGATTTCCCGAGTATAAAGGAAGGGAGTTCTATCTATCGGGAGAGAGCTATGCAGGACATTATGTGCCTCAACTCGCCCACACAATAATTTACCACAATTTGATCGCAAACAAAACCCTTATCAATCTTAAAGGGATCCTCGTAAGTGTTCTTCGAACCTTGTAATTTTAGATTTATCATTATCGAAAGCTTTTCAACAAGTCCGGTCAAAGGTGGTCCATCATAAACGTTTGGTTAAATGTGTGGGTTCAAATGATTGGATCAATAGACTACTTAGTTTAATAGAAATTTCAATTGTGTTAGTGGCATTCATAATATATAGTCTAATCATCGCATAATTTCATTTTAGATGCAAATTtgagagttttttttttataatacatTCAACTTTAGGTAAGTTCAATAGAACATGTTTctataaaaattaattatttatctataactttttattataaaagtttatcTTATTAAGCAGTTTAATAATCATTGAAATTTAAATCCATTTGAACGGCATGTGTCATCCGACTATGATTGATTTACTTTATTTTATGTCAATTAAGGTTATCTTTGGCATGTCACAACTAACTTATTTTTCGAGTTTCATATGTTATCATGTTTATTAATCCAAAAAGTAGCTTAAAAGCTAGTTTTTCATAAAACTACTTAGActatctttttagaaaatttttaatttttttttaattatatccCTTAATTTATTATAGAAATATATTCATTTAAAATgtctttttatgtcattttatatattttagctaGCTTTTCAACTAGTTTTACCAAACATCATTTTTTGTCAGTTATTTTTTTTAGCTAttagctagctttttatttaaatatCTAGTTTTTTAGCTATCAATTAACTTTTTAGCTAAAAACTAGCATTTCAGTTTGTACGCCAAAAATAGCCTAAATAGTATACTGCATTCAACCATTTTGGTCATTAAACTATAAATTATGGATGCTCTAAACATTATAAATATCATATTGAAAATTCATTACAAGGATTTTAGTAATttgtaaaataatttattaaatctaaatTTGTGAAAAGTAAAGTAAGATAAAAAAATTTGGATATGGTTTTCAAATATTGGTAATCATTTAGTATTCATATAAATGGAACGTCTTGGCCCAACTCCTATATATTGGTTTTGAAATACGTCTTTTACATGTAATCTGTTTGAAATTAAATAGCATTTTCAATTTTCAACTAAATTATTACAACAGAACGATTAAGGAAGCAAAAAATGaaattaaattattataaataaaaggACCAGTCACTCAAAAGAAAACCCGATATAATTACCATATTGGTTCTAGGTAACACCTTGTCCAATCAAAGGTCTTTCATCCAAACAAATGCAAACTTTTAATGTCACAGCAATTCTTTCCCACCAACTATGTTCtctactttttattttattttattattattattattattattattattattattattattattattattattattataataaaggCAACTATGGTCTACTGGTTTCCAATTTCCAAACTACATTTTAGGGTAGGGTCATGGTGCATGTTATGTGGTCATATGTTCTTATGGTTTCCTAGAAACCTCATTAATTATAAAGTCACAAAAGAACATGGTCCATGGTGAGAGCTACTTGCCAATTGCCTATTGCCATCATCCCTTTATACACAATTCAAACATTATTTTGTTTGTCACATTTGGCACTTGCTTAAGAGAATAAAATTATATGTGACATTGCAAAAGATTTCTTTGAAGTAAATGATTTATGTTACTAGCAttaatttgaattttttaaaaatgaaTCTATATTTACAGATTGGAAACGCAGTGATCAATGATGAGACAGATACAATAGGGATGTATGATTACTTCGGATCACATGCCATAATTTCCGATGAGACTGCTTCCATAATCCGAAATGATTGTAACTTTTCACCAAATGCAATCACACAACCAGATACATGCATTGACGCTACAAATGATGCTGATTATAACATTGAAGCTCTTGACATCTACAACATCTATGCACCTTTATGCTTTGATGGAAACCTTACTAGAAAACCAAAGAAGACCTCGGTATGCACTTTTCTATTTATTAAGTTTGTAAACAAATAAATTATTGGATCCATAGAAAGTTATTGCGACAGTCGATTTGTCGCTAATTGTTAGTATGAAATTCTTTGGTATACAGTGGAAGAATATTGATCCTTGTAGTGACTACTACACTTATGCTTACATGAATCGTCAAGATGTTCAGAAGGCTATCCATGCCAATGTAACGAAACTCAATCATGATTGGGAACCATGCAGGTACATTTATGTTACGTTTGACGtactagctgatagctgaaaagctaactgataaaaaataacgtttgataaaactagctgaaatatataaaattatataaaatgatatttaagagtatttttttttataattaattaagaggtatatttgaaaatttaaaaaaataaactcCTAAAAAGTTAGTGTatgtagcttttcaaaaagctagattatgagctagcttataagctactttttatcTTCCAAACACGACATcataaaaaaactcgaaaaataagctaacTGTGTCATGCCAAACACAGCCTTAATTGtttttttgaactttttcaataaGTGGTGGCTagataaataaattttaaaagtatatatttttaAGAGATGACGGAATCTTAGGAAACTAAAATTATTGATGGAAAATTAGTAAAGTGTTTTGACTTTAATGAGAGAACGAGTCTTTCTCTTATTTTCTGTATGTCACTTTTTCTACATAGATTTAACTCTTATACGCGTTAATTTAGtaagttaaaaagaaaaaaacatgaagCATACATACAACTCATTTGTGGATCACGTAAAGTAAAGAAGTGTCGTGAAATATAATCTCTATCTAACTGTATAAAGTTGTGATGTCGAAATCATGCAGTGAAATCCTTAAAGGTTGGGTAGATAGCGCCACAACAGTTATTCCACTCCTTAGGGAATTCATGAAGTTTAAGCTCCGCGTTTGGGTATTCAGGTAAATCTACGAAACCGAAATACAATATAAATTATTCAAGATTTAACACGTATAGATTTCAAATTTATGCCAAATATTTTCAACCATTTGTCTAGTTTTTGTAAACTTGTCCATATTGAATGTGTTCTTGAATCTTAATGACAAAAACAACTAGCGACACATTTGTTTTGTCACACATTTGCCATTTTTCTAGTTTGCTCTATGTGTAACAAATGCATATGAAACCTTCTTTTACTTGTATTACAGCGGAGATACCGATGCGAGGGTACCAATTACCTCAACCAAGTACTCCATTAATTCCATGAAGCTTTCTATAAAAACCAAATGGCATCCATGGTTTCATCAAGGAGAGGTAAAATTATCATTTAAACTTTCCCTAGGATACGATTCAAACAGGGTCATAGGTTTGAGTCTaaattataagagtttagtttCCAATGTGAATTGGACTACTTGTTGCTAACATTttggttatgtatgtgttttacATGTCACATGATGCTTTCACAATGACAATGCTGTCAACTTTTGAGTTACTACTAGATTAATCACCCTTTTAAATGggagaatttcatatatacccctcttaaatttcaaaatatcatatttgtccatcttaatttctcaatatcatatttatccttcataaaccttcaaaatatcatatttgcccaaatctttttttataatgtttttaatattttataatcattttttatacTTTAGAACTATTATAATAATTATGAAATTTAACCATATTTTCCTGACGTCTATGATAATGGAATGTGAACTTATAAATTGTTGGAATGTCGACCTCTTGACAGACAAAAAGATTCATCTTCAACCCTTTCTATGAAATGTATATTTTGATTGTTTAGTTTTTGTTGTTATTGATTGTTATTATGTTCTAGATTGAGGATATTTTAGATATTACcattgatattttgatgtttaaaaaatgcatatacgatattttgatatttaagaagggcatatataatattttgatgtttaaaaatgacatatatgatattttgaaattttatgaagggtaaatatgatatttaaaaattaagttgggtaaatatgatattttggtgtTTAAGAAAggcatatatgaaattctc is a window of Lactuca sativa cultivar Salinas chromosome 1, Lsat_Salinas_v11, whole genome shotgun sequence DNA encoding:
- the LOC111916204 gene encoding serine carboxypeptidase-like 40, which gives rise to MANKRLLALFLSLFLSVLVHQTHANKQLHSLVRLNKAKLSKNPSVNTSHFEHPKHLHKERVVLPQQGLKAKDKIEKLPGQPYVKFDQYGGYVTVNESAGRAFYYYFVEAEKSKETLPLLLWLNGGPGCSSLAYGAMQELGPFRVNSDGKTLYRNKFSWNHAANVLFLESPAGVGFSYSNTSSDYKKGGDKSTAADNYVFLLNWLERFPEYKGREFYLSGESYAGHYVPQLAHTIIYHNLIANKTLINLKGILIGNAVINDETDTIGMYDYFGSHAIISDETASIIRNDCNFSPNAITQPDTCIDATNDADYNIEALDIYNIYAPLCFDGNLTRKPKKTSWKNIDPCSDYYTYAYMNRQDVQKAIHANVTKLNHDWEPCSEILKGWVDSATTVIPLLREFMKFKLRVWVFSGDTDARVPITSTKYSINSMKLSIKTKWHPWFHQGEAAGFVQVYKGDLTLATVLGAGHQVPSYQPKRALALIKHFLSGKPLRDSSKR